In Nicotiana tabacum cultivar K326 chromosome 19, ASM71507v2, whole genome shotgun sequence, one DNA window encodes the following:
- the LOC142173627 gene encoding uncharacterized protein LOC142173627, which yields MPIFEITMKNESVIPMKDQHFETLQTIEGKKRKAKGKAKESPSIILKENASLDDAKLGNVFQDKNAMIRYFCLATIKEHFEFYVERSSNTRYSLICSDEKCGWTVRGSRIKESILFKIVKFQRKHECSVDIRKSHQRQATSNVIRGYMIDNLRDITTEAKPKFVISEMKRAHGIDVGYGKARRAIQKGISLLRGTTEENYEQLPSYLYMMEQKNLGSYTNIKRDAENRELRKAIGIRKDLMFLLDRHKAIAKVFPECYHGICIYHLEKNLKQRRVRNTTINLFQSATRVYNQSEFDDFMSQIAVVDKKTFDYLMEEPPGRWAHSHCPR from the exons ATGCCGATTTTCGAAATTACAATGAAAAATGAGAGTGTAATTCCTATGAAAGATCAACACTTTGAAACACTGCAAACAATTGAAGGGAAAAAAAGGAAAGCAAAAGGAAAGGCAAAAGAATCCCCATCAATAATACTAAAGGAAAATGCATCATTGGATGATGCAAAATTGGGGAATGTTTTTCAAGATAAAAATGCTATGATTAGATATTTTTGCTTAGCAACAATCAAGGAGCACTTTGAGTTCTATGTTGAAAGATCAAGTAATACAAGATACTCTTTGATATGTAGTGATGAAAAGTGTGGTTGGACTGTTCGAGGTTCAAGAATTAAGGAATCAAtactttttaaaatagttaaattTCAGAGAAAACATGAATGCTCGGTTGACATTAGAAAGTCACATCAAAGACAAGCGACTTCAAATGTGATAAGAGGTTACATGATTGACAACTTAAGAGACATAACTACTGAAGCAAAGCCTAAGTTTGTCATTTCAGAAATGAAAAGAGCACATGGAATAGATGTTGGCTATGGAAAAGCACGCCGTGCTATTCAAAAAGGGATATCTTTATTACGAGGAACAACAGAAGAAAATTATGAGCAGCTGCCTTCATATTTGTACATGATGGAACAAAAAAACCTAGGATCATATACTAATATTAAGAGAGATGCAGAAAACAG AGAATTAAGAAAAGCAATTGGCATTCGTAAAGATTTAATGTTCTTATTAGATCGACACAAGGCAATTGCAAAAGTTTTCCCTGAGTgctaccatggtatttgcatatatCATTTAGAGAAGAATCTAAAGCAAAGAAGAGTAAGAAACACTACAATAAACCTATTTCAAAGTGCTACAAGAGTATACAATCAATCAGAATTTGATGACTTTATGTCCCAAATAGCTGTTGTTGATAAGAAAACATTCGACTACTTAATGGAGGAACCACCAGGAAGATGGGCTCATTCACATTGTCCAAGATGA